GAGCATTGCTCCCTTCGCGGCGCCGCAAGAGTGCTCACCCGCGCACGAGCGATTTTTCCACGTTGCTTCGCGTCTTTGCATCCGTCAGCGTTTCAATAATCTCCAGTGCAAAATCCATGGCTGTGCCCGGTCCGCGCCCCGTTATGATCCTTCCGTCGCGCTCCACCGCGCTGCCCGTGTAGCGCAGCCTGGGAAAGGCGCCGCCATCGATAAACCCCGGATAAGCCGTGGCCTTTTTGCCATCGAGCAGCCCCGCCTTTGCCAGGACGCGCGGCGCGGCACAAATCGCCCCCGCGAACTTGCCGGACTCCACCATCTTCTTCAGGATATCCGTGATGCGCGGGTCGGAACCCAGGTTGTCCGCTCCGGGCAGGCCGCCCGGCAAGACGACCATCGTGAAATCCTGGCCCAGCGTCTCCGCCAGCGTGGTATCCGGAAGAATAACGATGCCGTGGCTGCCCGTGACCGGAGTACTATCCAGCCCCGCTGTGACGACTTGTATACCAGCGCGGCGCAGGAGGTCAATGATGGTGACCGCTTCGAGTTCCTCACACCCTTGTGCCAGGGGCACCAACACCTTTGGCATGATTTTGTCCTCCCATAACCGGTGGCAATTCCATGTCCCGAACGTGAAATCCAGTGTAATGACGGCGATTGATGCAGTCAACCTCTGCCTGAGCCAGAGGTTCGCATGTCCCGCCGGAACGTGCTACACTCGACGCTCCGGAAACGCGTCATGGCATGGGGATTCGTGAGACCAATGGCGGCTTGAATCAGTGCAAGCAGCGGAAGGGAGAGAAAGGAAAATGACCTATCAATTCGTTCAAGTGGAAACGGCAGACCGGTGTGCATGGGTCACGCTGAACCGCCCCAAGGCGAACGCACTGTCTTTGGAACTGGTGCGTGAAATCCGGTCCGCGGTAGCGGCGGCCAATGCCGACCCGCAGGTGCGGGTTATTCTGGTCACCGGCGGCGCGAGCAAGTTCTTCGCGGCCGGCGCGGACATCCCGACGATCAAGGATTCCCTGGGCAACCCGATGATGGAAGGCGGGCTGCTGGCGGAGGGCCTGAACATGGTGAACACGATCGACGCCTGCAATAAGCCGGTCGTGGCTGTAGTCAATGGCATGGCGCTGGGCGGCGGCTGCGAACTGGCGTTGTCCTGTCATCTGCGCATCGCCGCGGACAGCGCGACCTTCGGGCAACCGGAAATCAATCTGGGCATCATTCCCGGTTGGGGCGGAACACACCGGCTGCCAAAGATTATCGGCGATGGCCGCGCCCGCGACTGGCTCATGACTGGGCGCACGGTGAGCGCGCAGGAAGCGCTGGAGGCGGGGCTGGTCTCGCGAATCGTTCCAGCGGACCAGTTGCGCCAGGCGGCGCAGGAATTGGCCGATGTCTTGAAGGCCAAGCCTGCCGCAGCGATGCAGCAGACGCTCCTGATCCTTCGTGGACGCGCCCTGCGCCCGGACCGCGGTCAGGAACTGGAAGCCGCCGGCTTCGAGATCGCCGCGCACAGTCGCGATGCGGCTGAGGGTCTCGCCGCGTTTGTCGAGAAGCGCGCGCCAAATTTTACGGGCGAATGACGGAATGCCGCACAGAACCGTCTGCCGCATAGGATTGTTATTCGCCGCAGCCATCCCGGTCTTTTGGGCGTCCGGCGCGGACGCCTTCGATGCTGGCGCGGCGAAATGCGACATGACGCCGCCGGTGGGTACCCCGTTGAACGGGTATGGCGACCGGATGGGCCGCGATTCCATCGGCGTGCACGACCCGCTGTGGGCGCGATGCGTCTATTTGAGCGATGACACGACTTCCGTGTTCCTGGTTACTACGGACTTGTGCTATATCCCGCGGGCGTTGCGCGACCGTGTTCTCGAACTGGCGCCGGAAGTCGTGCCGCGCGAGCATATCATTCTCACCGCGACGCACACGCACAACGGCCCCGGCGCGATGGAAGAGCGTATTGTATTTCGTTTCGTGAGCGGGCGTTATATTCCGGAAGTCTTGGAAGCGACGGCCCGCGCCATCGTACAGGCCATGAACGACGCCTATAACGCGCGCCGGCGCGCGGGCGTGGCCTACGGCACGGGGAAACAGACTGCGCTCAGCGAGAACCGGCGGATACCGAAAGGGCCGATTGACGAACAGATCGGCGTGATCCGCGTGGATGATTCGGACGGCAACCCAATCGCCATGATCGCCAATTTTGCCGCCCATCCGACCACAGTTCCCGAGACGGACCACTACCACTTTTCCTGCGATTATCCGGGATTCTACTATGCGGAAATGGAGCGGTTGACAAACCCGGACTGCATCGCCCTGTTCCTGAATGGCGCGGAGGGCGACCAGAAAACGTCCAACCCGGAGAGCCGCGAAGGCTGGGAACGCACGGAATCGATCGGGCGTCTCTTGGCGGTCCGCGCGAAGGAAATCGCGAATCCGCTCATCTGCGGAGAAGCCACGCTTCAGGTCGGGCAACGCGAGGCGGCTTTACCGCCGACACTGGCCTCCGCGTTTCAACCCAAAGAAGTGTTTCTGCAGACGCTCGAGATCAACGACCTGCTGCTCACGTTCTTCCCGGGCGAGCCGTGCGTCGAGGTTGGCCTCGAATTGCGGAGGCGCGCCCTGGAGCGGGGCTACAAGGCGCAGTTCAGCGTCGGGCTGGCCAATGACTACCTGAATTACTTCGTGCCCCGAGCCACCTACCACCGCTTTGACTATGAATGCGGCATGAACTTCTTCGGGCCTGGCATCGAAGACTGGTTCTACCTCGAGTTCTCGCGACTGATGACCCGCGGCGAACCGGAACCTGGGGGTGAACAACCGGAACCGGTGGAATTGAAGGAACTGAACGGCGCCAAGTATGTCGTCCTCTCGGGTTCCTATGAGAGTATGGGAGCACAGCGCGGGACGGCTTTTCAGGGCGCCTATATGGATCGGTTTGACCGGTTTATTGCACAGCCAGTCACGGCGGGCAAGCTGGCGCCCGGGGCTGGCTTGGGGGTATGGACCCCCGGTTTCCTCGACACGACGCCGCTCGCGCTGACTGTACTTGGCGTACGCGCGCGGACCTTGCTCTCGGGCTTGTCGCCGGGAACCTTTGCCGAGGTGGAAGGCATTGCGCGCGGCGTAGGCCTGCCGTTTGACGCAGTCTGGCTCCTGCAGCACGCGGCCTATCTCGAAGCCTGGAGTTCCGCGCCGGAGTTCCTGGAAACGCCGTTTTGCACCATGTTTGCGGCCACAGGCGACCGCGCCGGCGCGGACAGTCTGCTGGTCGGCCGCAATTTCGACTGGCCCGCGAATGAGGCGCCCGTAGTCGTGGAAATGCGGCCCGAGGAAGGCCGGCACTTCGTGAACATCGGTTTTGCGTGGAACACAGGCGTATACACGGGAATGAACGATGCGGGCGTCGTGATTGCCATCGAACGAATGCCGTTGCTGGGCACGTCTTCCTACGAAGGCGTCGCCGTCGAAATGCTCGCACGGGACGTGCTCGCCGCCGCAACGGAATTCGATACCGCGTTGGAGATGCTGCGCGAGGCAAAGCATATTCGCGGATTCCACGTGCTATTGGCTGGCCCAACAGCAAGCGCGCCCGCCGCGGCGGTACTTGAATACGGTGAGGACGTCAAGGTCCGCGGCCCGGAAGACGGTATCCTGATGGGCGTGCCGCCGGAAGCAGGCGCCGCGGATGATGCTGCGCGCACGAGGTATTCCCGCGTCCGGGACTTGACCGGCCAGGAACGCATCATCGGGCGCACGGAACTCGAGGAGGTACTGAGCGACATGGCCGTCAGCGAGACGGGGCTCGCCCGCATCTGGAACGATCAAACCCGGCATAGCGTCATTTTCGAACCGTTGCGGCGGCGTCTGCACGTTGCTTTTCCAGATACCGGGGGCGCACGCGGGCGTTACGTGACCATGACACTGGACGAGAATCGCGTCTATGAGTGATGTTGCCCGCATCTATGTGCCGCCCAAACGTCCGGGCCGTTTCCGATTTCGCCGCCTGCGAAAGGGCAGTTTCCGCCGCAAGGGCGGCTGCTTCGGCTCGGTCTTCCTTGGGATAGTGGTCTTCCTGTTGATTTGGGCTCTTTGGACAACACGTGATTCCTACTCCATGCACGAACTGATTCCCGGCGGCCAGCATTTCGAGATTTTGGCCGGCGGCTTGCTGGACAAACGGGAGAACATCGCAGCATCGCCCGTCTGGGCGCTTGCCCCGCCGGATTCCGTCGCCGGGCAATTGCCGGAGTTGCTTCGCGGCAGTTTCGGCATGCCCGACTGGCTCTTGAACAACCTCGTCTATGACCTCTGCCATGTGAGCGGGCGCGATGCGGTTCATTTTGATGACGTACTGCTGGTAACCCGGATGAGCCGCGTGGGTTGCCTCGCCGAGAAATTCCATCGCTTCGCGGGCGTCGCGGCGGACTTTGCGGGGGGACTGGAGCTGCGGCACTTCGCTCCGGCCAATCTCTATTACGCGGTCCGCGGACGCGTACTGGTGGCAAGCCCCTCGCGGGACACCGTAATTCGTGCCGTAACGCTGAGCGCGGACAAGACGATTCGGGCCGAAGACCTCGAAAAGGGCATTGAAGAGGCGGGCGGCGCGGACCTCTACGGCCGCTTTGATTTCGAGCCGGCAGACCTGGTGGGCGAAGTGTTCACGCAGGCGGTCTTCAAGTTGCGGTTCGAACCAGCGGGGGTGGTCGCGACATTTCACGGCACACTGCGCGAGCCTTGGCGGCAGCGGCTTGCCAGTCTCCTTGAAAAGGCGGCGCCCGCCACGCTGCAAACGCCGCCTGTGGGCCTGGTTGAGGTATCGGGCGATCTTGGCAAGCCGCTCAACGAAGTGATTCTGGGCGTAATCCGGGCGGCGGACGTCTCGGGACGGACCGAAGAAGTCTGGACCGCGTGGCTGTCGGGCAAGCTGAATGCGGATACGCAGGCTCTAACCAGCGTACTGGACAATGTGCTGGGCCTGGCTGGGCCCGGCTGGCGACTGTGCCTGCGCGGCGTGGACCTGAACGAAATGTTCCCCGCGCCGGAAATAGCGGGTACGTTCGACCTGCCACCGGAACTGGGAGAAGAGGTTCTCGCGTTCCTGCCTGAACCACCGCCCGGCGCGCAGCCCTGGGCCCCCTATCCGCGGCGCCTGACTGACAGCAACCTTGTGATCGTGCCATTCATAGGCGGACCTTCCTTGACACCGGCCTTTTCCATTTACAGTGGCGGCCTTTTTGTGAGCACAAGCCGGACGCTGGCGGCCACGCTTGCAGCGTCGGGTTTCGAAAAGCAGCCGCTTGCAGAGCCCGCGAATCTCCATGTGCGCGTACGGCCGGGGCCGCTTACACAGGCCGTGGCGGACACGGGCAGGCTGCTGGCGCGCAATCACCTG
Above is a genomic segment from Candidatus Hydrogenedentota bacterium containing:
- a CDS encoding DJ-1/PfpI family protein, giving the protein MPKVLVPLAQGCEELEAVTIIDLLRRAGIQVVTAGLDSTPVTGSHGIVILPDTTLAETLGQDFTMVVLPGGLPGADNLGSDPRITDILKKMVESGKFAGAICAAPRVLAKAGLLDGKKATAYPGFIDGGAFPRLRYTGSAVERDGRIITGRGPGTAMDFALEIIETLTDAKTRSNVEKSLVRG
- a CDS encoding enoyl-CoA hydratase/isomerase family protein, encoding MTYQFVQVETADRCAWVTLNRPKANALSLELVREIRSAVAAANADPQVRVILVTGGASKFFAAGADIPTIKDSLGNPMMEGGLLAEGLNMVNTIDACNKPVVAVVNGMALGGGCELALSCHLRIAADSATFGQPEINLGIIPGWGGTHRLPKIIGDGRARDWLMTGRTVSAQEALEAGLVSRIVPADQLRQAAQELADVLKAKPAAAMQQTLLILRGRALRPDRGQELEAAGFEIAAHSRDAAEGLAAFVEKRAPNFTGE
- a CDS encoding neutral/alkaline non-lysosomal ceramidase N-terminal domain-containing protein; translation: MPHRTVCRIGLLFAAAIPVFWASGADAFDAGAAKCDMTPPVGTPLNGYGDRMGRDSIGVHDPLWARCVYLSDDTTSVFLVTTDLCYIPRALRDRVLELAPEVVPREHIILTATHTHNGPGAMEERIVFRFVSGRYIPEVLEATARAIVQAMNDAYNARRRAGVAYGTGKQTALSENRRIPKGPIDEQIGVIRVDDSDGNPIAMIANFAAHPTTVPETDHYHFSCDYPGFYYAEMERLTNPDCIALFLNGAEGDQKTSNPESREGWERTESIGRLLAVRAKEIANPLICGEATLQVGQREAALPPTLASAFQPKEVFLQTLEINDLLLTFFPGEPCVEVGLELRRRALERGYKAQFSVGLANDYLNYFVPRATYHRFDYECGMNFFGPGIEDWFYLEFSRLMTRGEPEPGGEQPEPVELKELNGAKYVVLSGSYESMGAQRGTAFQGAYMDRFDRFIAQPVTAGKLAPGAGLGVWTPGFLDTTPLALTVLGVRARTLLSGLSPGTFAEVEGIARGVGLPFDAVWLLQHAAYLEAWSSAPEFLETPFCTMFAATGDRAGADSLLVGRNFDWPANEAPVVVEMRPEEGRHFVNIGFAWNTGVYTGMNDAGVVIAIERMPLLGTSSYEGVAVEMLARDVLAAATEFDTALEMLREAKHIRGFHVLLAGPTASAPAAAVLEYGEDVKVRGPEDGILMGVPPEAGAADDAARTRYSRVRDLTGQERIIGRTELEEVLSDMAVSETGLARIWNDQTRHSVIFEPLRRRLHVAFPDTGGARGRYVTMTLDENRVYE